The genomic stretch ttttgataaaattaaaacattaagtaAATCTTACAGAAATTCATACAAGTTTCTTCCCCCTACCTCCATAAAAGGCAGAACTGGAAACTATGTAAGATCgatactattattataaatgttgcCGTTATGAAATTTAAGACACCTTAAGCAACCTTAAAAAGCAAGAGTTAACTGATtacttaaattacaataaaacatcgtaaagggaaaaaaaagatccaagcatgtaatatttacaaatgagtTGCGTTGAGatataagacattttatttatacgaaCTTATTTCAAACAAGAGAGTTGTTTAgtgaaaataaggaaatattacttaatatttttagacttttctTTGGAAGAAATGCAAGCAGGCCAGAAGGTCATCCTTAAATTATCAGTTAGTACAACAAGGTTCTTTTTCAATGCTGGTATAAGTTGTTCTGCTCCATTTGAATTTTCCGTCAATAATgtagaaatcaatttttcatgCAATGCAGTTTTTGgtctttttttagattttatctgtaaagaaaataatatacatacataaaaaacatatttaaaaatcaaaaaaaaaaaaaaaaaatatattaaaagtttgtAAACTTCAAgataaaccattaaaatatttgatcctAAGAGGCACTggtagtaataataataaaaaatcattactagaatcttgtaattttgttttagttcccaCACTTAGTAACACAGAAatgcatacaaaaataaattgagctaGAAATGCCAATATAACAAAAATCcagttttgaaaacattgttcataaacaaaatttttttgtaaaccaaattgttgcttttcaaattttgtaattaaaatgaattgattaattaaatttcgctTATGATTCATACGACTGAACTTCAACTTGTTTACTtcaaagtataataatttagaaCACAAAGAAAGTTAGGTATTGATAAAACTGTTacttcaatatatttataacctagaaattaattttctttttgtctcaaaaggcaaaattaatcgACAGTTGCTGTGATAATCTGGATCATTCGCTGTCGTAGGGAGGGTTTCTGCTACCAGACATAAGATAAACTAAtcattacaatataaaaaaaaaatagtaactacACATTACCTGAGAGTAATGATCATTGTAATTAATCTCAACCACATTTTGTAGTTCTTGAGAAAAGTTTTGGACATCAGACTGTAATTTAGTGTCATTTTTAGGGCCACTTTTTTGCAGTGCTTCATATATCACTGAAGACATAT from Parasteatoda tepidariorum isolate YZ-2023 unplaced genomic scaffold, CAS_Ptep_4.0 HiC_scaffold_4310, whole genome shotgun sequence encodes the following:
- the LOC122273428 gene encoding uncharacterized protein; translated protein: MNPVNKQIIFQLLGSDFVNKYFSNYTNSPAILDNINSDERRKKESEMKTYMSSVIYEALQKSGPKNDTKLQSDVQNFSQELQNVVEINYNDHYSQIKSKKRPKTALHEKLISTLLTENSNGAEQLIPALKKNLVVLTDNLRMTFWPACISSKEKSKNIK